A stretch of the Neodiprion lecontei isolate iyNeoLeco1 chromosome 4, iyNeoLeco1.1, whole genome shotgun sequence genome encodes the following:
- the LOC107226123 gene encoding 39S ribosomal protein L16, mitochondrial, translated as MLTTKCIFRALLAVKDVPLTAPIALGLKHFPLPKQYGEIEFPERRKLKPIDKMPQFPPNIRAPKMQKRLRYMRGPEVVHNTLLHKQYAMVATRGGRLRWEHFEVIRLMVNRMIDTDRMFAIWRVDPPWQPVTKKGQGQRMGGGKGAIDHYVTPIKAGRVVFEIGGQCEFVEVKPIIDKVVVKMPFAAEATSQELMDKMKMREEKGKQLNMNDWSFEYIIKNNMGGCHQWISPVDRRWFGKHR; from the exons ATGCTGACAACTAAATGTATTTTCCGAGCGTTGTTAGCCg TGAAAGATGTTCCTCTAACAGCCCCAATAGCCTTAGGGTTGAAGCATTTTCCATTACCGAAACAGTACGGAG aaatCGAGTTCCCTGAACGTCGAAAATTGAAGCCTATAGATAAAATGCCGCAGTTTCCTCCCAATATAAGAGCACCAAAAATGCAGAAGAGATTGCGATACATGCGCGGACCTGAAGTTGTGCATAACACACTCTTGCACAAGCAATACGCGATGGTT GCCACCAGAGGCGGTAGATTGAGGTGGGAACACTTCGAAGTGATACGACTGATGGTCAATCGAATGATCGATACGGACCGAATGTTTGCTATTTGGAGAGTAGATCCGCCTTGGCAACCGGTCACCAAGAAA GGTCAAGGACAGAGAATGGGTGGTGGAAAAGGAGCAATCGACCACTACGTCACCCCGATAAAAGCAGGTCGAGTGGTATTCGAGATAGGAGGACAATGCGAGTTTGTCGAGGTGAAACCCATCATTGATAAAGTTGTCGTAAAAATGCCTTTTGCGGCCGAAGCGACCAGCCAGGAATTGAtggataaaatgaaaatgagagaAGAAAAGGGGAAACAACTCAACATGAACGATTGGTCGTTCgagtatataataaaaaataacatggGAGGATGCCATCAATGGATATCTCCTGTCGATAGAAGGTGGTTTGGTAAACATCGTTAA